The stretch of DNA agtttgtcatgccatgctctgtagtgagtgcgtcgagctcgtaaacatgcctactcgttaactggtttacatgctccagtttttcactaagtctgagatctgtttatgtttttgctatgttcacatggttgcaattgtattttatgatcccttttggctcaaggtcactaagggacttttgttaagtgctttgagtagcttatGACATGCatttctttgccatgttaagttcttgtagcatgtagttttcatgctctaaagtgtgcttcctgatgataaattccagacttgtgttaatttcactaagtctgaaacctgttatcatttgcatttttgtcatgcttgtttgaatctgttaatgagtgaattagccgtagctcagtgttcatctctTGGCAAACTTCTTGAGTGGacccctgccatgtattttgttgccatgtttgagtgctgtagcatatttatcttgttgcatttagatggttacttgctgattatcgcagaccggtgtcatatttgttttgcttgccatttccaaaccgtgcatccgattccggtgatctttatatcgatttcaaccgaaatcacctcacctttccagtggcactcttgaatttccatgttgaggccaggttcaatcattcatttgcaaatcatgcatatgcatcgcataccgcatcccgcatatcataacatgttcatgtgttggttgtttactatgttgtgtgcttctttccggtgttgcttcttccggttgtttccggtaacgtcgtgattgtgaggacccgttcggctacgtccgtttgtcttcttcatggactcgttctttttccttgcgggatttcaggcaagatgaccataccctcgaaatcacttctatctttgcttgctagttgctcgctcttttgctatgcctatgctgcgatacctaccacttgcttatcatgcctcccatattgttgaaccaagcctctaacccaccttgtcctagcaaaccgttgtttggctatgttaccgctttgctcagcccctcttatagcgttgttagttgcaggtgaagattgaagtttgttccttgttggaacatggagatgttgttccttgttggaacatgtttacttgttgggatatcacaatatattttatttaattaatgcatctatatacttggtaaagggtggaaggctcggccttatgcctggtgtttgtttcactcttgccgccctagtttccgtcatatcggtgttatgttcccggattttgcgttccttacgtggttgggttataatgggaaccccttgacagttcgccttgaataaaactcctccagcaaggcccaacattggttttaccatttgccacctagcctttttctttcccttgagtcggccagCTCAatggtcatcttattttaaccccctcgggccagtgcttctctaagtgttggtccaactgagcgatgttcgaggctaccaggggcaaccctgggctggcttacccgacgtcttgctcatctggtgtgccctgagaaggagatatgtgcagctcctatcgggatttgtcggcacatttgggtggctttgctggtcttattttaccattgtcgaaatgtcttgtaaccgggattccgagtctgatcgggtcttcccgctagaaggaatatccttcgttgaccgtgagagcttgtgatgggctaagttgggacacccctacagggatttgaactttcgaaagccgtgcccacggttatgggcagatgggaatttgttaatgtccagttgtagaaaatctgaagttgaccttaattaaaatgcatcaaccgcgtgtgtaaccgtgttggtctcttttcggcggagtccgggaagtgaacacggtgttggagttatgcttgacgtaggttgttctaggatcacttcttgatcatagttgttcgaccgtgcttttgccttctcttctcgctctcgtttgcgtatgttagccaccttatatgctagtcgcttgctgcagctccacctcataccttttacccttcctataagcttaaatagtcttgatcgcgagggtgtgagattgctgagtccccgtgactcacagatattTCAAAAACCAGCTTGGAGGTgtcgttgaaccgtgcagatgacgcatccaagctcaaggaggagctcatgaagatcttgtccttggtgttgtttcgttctagttcatcagtagtggagcccagttggggtcgatcggggatctgtgtagcattttggatagtgtttttttattttgggttccgtagtcggaccttgtatgtattggttgatgtaatgctttattcatgtaattgtgtgaagtggcgattgtaaaccaactatgtatctcttttccttatgtattacatgggtggttgtgtgaagattacctcatttgcgacattgctttcaatgcggttatgcctctaaatcgtgcttcggcacgtgggagatatagccgcatcgagggcgtgacaggCAGCCTCCCACggatcggcggcggcggaggcgtcaATGGGATTGTGCGGCGACGGCGAGACCTGGCACTGTCACATATGTGCATGATCTGAGGCGGCCTCCATGAGATCGGATGCGGCCTCGCTGGGATCGACGACAGAAGGGATCGATGGCGGCTGGGGTGTGGTTCCCGTCGTCGTACTGGGATTGACGACAGAAGGGATCGATGGCGGCTGGGGCGTGGTTCCCGTCGTCGTAGGAATAGATCGAGGGCAGCCTACTTCGTCATTTTTTTTCGTGCGAGGGGCCTCACTTTGGTTCTTCCGTTTTCTTCTGTTTTTTCATGCGAGGGGCATTGCTACAGTTTTCCTCTGTTTATTTCCGTGTGGGATGGGGGAGACAAAAAAAACCATACGAGGTGGGAGGAGGACGAAAAAAAATCAGCTAAGGTGGGAGGTGGGACAAAAATAAACCGTACCAggctaccaactgctccattaaaAGTAGAGATATGAAAGGTGAAGTAAAATATGGAAATTACTTTTTTTTagaatcaaatatgaaaattaCTGTTAATGCAACGTTAGTCGGGCCTAAAttccccccacacacacacaaaaaaaaaaaaagaaaacgtTATTAGTCGGGCCTAATTTGACAACCCGGACCGGCCGTTTTTCTTTTACAACGCCTGGACCGTTCAGGCCGATCCATAGCGGGCCGTGAGCCGAGCCAAAAGGCCGCTCAACACATCCGGGCCATTTCTGTTATGGTCACACCAAGATCCTAAGAACCGAACCACTAACCTAATGTTAGACAAATGTGGTCCTCATTTACATATTATATTATAGAAAGCAAAGAACCCAAGACCATTGCACTCTActaaaaaaggcaaaaaaaataCCGGTAACCCAAAACTAAGGGCATCTATGATTCATATTAAAGGTGGAGGAAAATATGGAAATAGGAATTCATTTTTCCTTCCATGATACTATATATCTATTGATTCAAAGGGATGAAACATATAGGAAGAGTAAAGGAATTTTCCTTCTTATCTTTTTTGCATTCCTACTCAGAAAGAGCAATCAAAATGCTATAAGTCGCACAATAACACCTACTCTTAGACTACTAGTTAATCCAGGAAGTTCATCCTAAGACCACTTCCACGAATCATTTTGAAATCACGCCGCGGTAGTCAAGCAAGCAAGGTGCGTAGAACAGGTCGGCACTCTCCATCACAGACCATGGTGCAACATACTATAACAGATCTCAACGTACACGAAACCACCCCGTTGCAAACACGATACCCACAGGCAGAGACGACGACCTTGGGCGCACTCACGAGCGTATCATCAATTCATCATGAGGCGTGAGTACCTAGTTGGCTTCGCGCTCATAGTCGCCGGGCTCTGGCCGCTGCCCGCGGCTGCGCAGAAGTACGCCGCTATCTTCAACTTTGGCGACTCCCTCGCCGACGCCGGCAACCTCGTCGCGGATGGCATCCCGGATTACCTCGCCACGGCGCGCCTGCCGTATGGCATGACGTACTTCGGGTACCCGACGGGGCGCGTCTCCGACGGCCGCCTCGTCGTCGACTTCATCGGTAATTGATTGATTAAATTTAAACTGGATGATCATCGTCGGTTTCTCTCGTCATGGTTGGTTAGTCTCAGCTCAGCTAGCATTAGCAGCCGTCATTTTCTGAAGTGTGTTGTCTCGGTTGTCTGTTGTGCGCATGAGCAGCGCAGGAGCTGGGGCTgccgctgctgccgccgtccaagGCGCGCAACGCCACGTTCCACCACGGCGCCAACTTCGCCATCACCGGCGCCACGGCGCTGGACACCAGCTACTTCGTGGCCAAGGGGCTGGGCAAGACGGTGTGGAACTCCGGCTCCCTGCACACCCAGCTCAAGTGGTTTCAAGACATGAAGCCATCCATCTGTAACTCCCCAAAAGGTTCACCATATATTTTATGCTGTTGACACACCGTGTGCGGCTCGCTACATCGTACTGATTTGCTTTGCACTTCGATCGGAATTCAGAGTGCAGGGACCTGTTCAGGCGGTCGCTGTTCATCGTCGGCGAGTTTGGCGGGAACGATTACGCGGCGGCGCTCGGCGCGTTCCTCCCGGTGCAGAAGGTGCACACGTTCGTGCCGCACATCGTCGACTCCATCGGCAAGGGAATCGAGGTGCTCGTCTCTCTCAGGTCTACTTTAGGCCCCTCCCAATGCTCCATGTNNNNNNNNNNNNNNNNNNNNNNNNNNNNNNNNNNNNNNNNNNNNNNNNNNNNNNNNNNNNNNNNNNNNNNNNNNNNNNNNNNNNNNNNNNNNNNNNNNNNNNNNNNNNNNNNNNNNNNNNNNNNNNNNNNNNNNNNNNNNNNNNNNNNNNNNNNNNNNNNNNNNNNNNNNNNNNNNNNNNNNNNNNNNNNNNNNNNNNNNNNNNNNNNNNNNNNNNNNNNNNNNNNNNNNNNNNNNNNNNNNNNNNNNNNNNNNNNNNNNNNNNNNNNNNNNNNNNNNNNNNNNNNNNNNNNNNNNNNNNNNNNNNNNNNNNNNNNNNNNNNNNNNNNNNNNNNNNNNNNNNNNNNNNNNNNNNNNNNNNNNNNNNNNNNNNNNNNNNNNNNNNNNNNNNNNNNNNNNNNNNNNNNNNNNNNNNNNNNNNNNNNNNNNNNNNNNNNNNNNNNNNNNNNNNNNNNNNNNNNNNNNNNNNNNNNNNNNNNNNNNNNNNNNNNNNNNNNNNNNNNNNNNNNNNNNNNNNNNNNNNNNNNNNNNNNNNNNNNNNNNNNNNNNNNNNNNNNNNNNNNNNNNNNNNNNNNNNNNNNNNNNNNNNNNNNNNNNNNNNNNNNNNNNNNNNNNNNNNNNNNNNNNNNNNNNNNNNNNNNNNNNNNNNNNNNNNNNNNNNNNNNNNNNNNNNNNNNNNNNNNNNNNNNNNNNNNNNNNNNNNNNNNNNNNNNNNNNNNNNNNNNNNNNNNNNNNNNNNNNNNNNNNNNNNNNNNNNNNNNNNNNNNNNNNNNNNNNNNNNNNNNNNNNNNNNNNNNNNNNNNNNNNNNNNNNNNNNNNNNNNNNNNNNNNNNNNNNNNNNNNNNNNNNNNNNNNNNNNNNNNNNNNNNNNNNNNNNNNNNNNNNNNNNNNNNNNNNNNNNNNNNNNNNNNNNNNNNNNNNNNNNNNNNNNNNNNNNNNNNNNNNNNNNNNNNNNNNNNNNNNNNNNNNNNNNNNNNNNNNNNNNNNNNNNNNNNNNNNNNaccggtgatcgctctctcacagggcgacgaggggaggatcatcggttaggattatgctatgcgatgctacttggaggacttcagtccactctcttctacatgctgcaagacggaggttgccagaagcatagtcttcgaaaggactagctatccctcCTTATCCCGGCTTtatgcagttcagtccacatataatagccttattccagttgataccaatgcatacatatgtagtatagctccttgcttgcgagtactttggatgagtactcacggttgctttctccctctttcccccctatcccttctacctggttgtcgcaaccagatgttggatcccaggagccagacgccaccttcgacgacgactcctactacaccggaggtgcctactactacgtgctgcccgctgacgacgaccaggagtagttaggaggatcccaggcaggaggcctgcgcctccttcgatctgtatcccagtttgtgctagccatcttatggcaacatgtttaacttatgtatgtactcagatattgttgcttccgctgactcgtctatgatcgagctcttgtattcgagccctcgaggcccctggcttgtaatatgatgcttgtatgacttattttatttgtagagttgtgttgtgatatcttcccgtgagtccctgatcttgatcgtacacgtttgcgtgtatgattagtgtatgattaaatcgggggcatcacaagttggtatcagaggcgactgcctgtaggaatcccccttccatactctttggccgaagtcgagtctagacattgcaaaacttttactaacatggttgtgcggcccatgggcccacgtcgccattgggtggtattaggatcttttactcctcgatccttactctgggattctaaactctcttctattcgggttaaatgatttttactaaaatctaactttaggttctcgaaaatactttctcccggagagccccttcagtccagatgatcgctggctgcactagaagatttcgaagatacactttgatattctctcgagaccttgtgcctgttgtttttgcaattcccttccaccgaaatatccctatggataaatacttacacctgtcgttcttacttttattcccagttgaTCTTGTTGTTACAAGATAACCCAAAATTCTCTATAATGTTTCGAGTATACTTTGTGCccactgccttgcagttcttgccacatgaataccccctacggataattcctcgcacttaccAGATATCTGTTCTTTCCCCGTTGTTTATGTGTTTCACTAAGGTCTTCGAAATAATATTCGATCTTTCGAAAATCCCgagcagcctattgctcttgaaattctcgCTTTCTTAAATTGTGGTTAATCCGATAAGTTTCGTAATCTTATTGGCCTCCCTTGTCTTTATCATTTTAAGTccgttgattcaatatgttgaggATGCCCGCATTCCTCAGTCGAATCCTAGGATTCAtacttccggctcagacgtcatttggATATGAGTTGGTTCTTGACCAATCAATGCCTTCATCATTTCTGCTTCTAAGTCTATTGAACTTATGCATTTTTGATCAAAAcgattgcttctgatcccttgatttgggaATCATAAAATTTCTTTGCATtaagctttgaattagtcagttgtttctataatccgatgccttggcattccttcttcctttgattgagtaccgatactcacatcagcccCGTTGTGGACCGCCATACCCATTGCCGGGTTATTTTCTAACAATGTCCTCCACAACCAAAATTCTTGTGAGTTCTTTACCTAATACATAATGCCCTTGGTAAATTGTATACTCTACTTTTGTCATccatgctctacttttgagcttgtgttatttactcctgaagttCATGGTATATGTTCTAAGaagccccgatgggttgaacctatgtcttctttaa from Triticum urartu cultivar G1812 chromosome 3, Tu2.1, whole genome shotgun sequence encodes:
- the LOC125546724 gene encoding GDSL esterase/lipase At5g45910-like encodes the protein MRREYLVGFALIVAGLWPLPAAAQKYAAIFNFGDSLADAGNLVADGIPDYLATARLPYGMTYFGYPTGRVSDGRLVVDFIAQELGLPLLPPSKARNATFHHGANFAITGATALDTSYFVAKGLGKTVWNSGSLHTQLKWFQDMKPSICNSPKECRDLFRRSLFIVGEFGGNDYAAALGAFLPVQKVHTFVPHIVDSIGKGIEVLVSLRSTLGPSQCSI